The following coding sequences are from one Capsicum annuum cultivar UCD-10X-F1 chromosome 3, UCD10Xv1.1, whole genome shotgun sequence window:
- the LOC107866015 gene encoding uncharacterized protein LOC107866015, producing MSIMHRREGVTHAGSLPPSPTEAAGGTIIGGEHCGGGEPNVGTLLSSLSAAVGGQCCGGGGGSWVPTAITLLPTPAATTATTETTIGGECRGGDRSWVPTGGTLQPAPSAAATGTAVGRECSCGGSNGWVPIAGTLLPAPSAATTGTMVGRECSWRRWCLGNQCRNYRPSSKA from the exons ATGTCGATAATGCACAGGAGGGAGGGGGTTACCCATGCAGGGTCCCTCCCACCATCTCCAACAGAAGCAGCAGGAGGAACAATAATCGGTGGTGAGCATTGCGGTGGTGGGGAACCCAATGTAGGTaccctattatcatctctttCAGCAGCAGTCGGTGGTCAATGTTGTGGGGGCGGCGGCGGCAGCTGGGTACCCACTGCAATTACCCTACTACCAACTCCAgcagcaacaacagcaacaactgAAACAACAATCGGTGGGGAGTGTAGAGGCGGCGACAGAAGCTGGGTACCCACTGGAGGTACCCTACAACCAGCTCCTTCAGCAGCAGCAACAGGAACAGCGGTTGGCAGAGAATGCAGTTGCGGCGGCAGCAACGGCTGGGTACCCATTGCAGGTACCCTACTACCAGCTCCTTCAGCAGCAACAACAGGAACAATGGTTGGAAGAGAATGCAGCTGGCGGCGGTGGTGTCTGGGTAACCAATGCAG AAATTATCGTCCTTCGTCTAAAGCATAA